One window of Candidatus Eisenbacteria bacterium genomic DNA carries:
- a CDS encoding NADH-quinone oxidoreductase subunit A, translating to MNPYAALSINAALCALVATLLLFMSRILGRRRGSTVKYEIFETGNPPIGSLRGTRFPVKFYLTAILFIVFDIEVVFMYPWAVAYRQLGWFGLAEMAVFMGVLAGGLAYVWRVGALEWD from the coding sequence TTGAACCCGTACGCCGCACTGTCGATCAACGCCGCGCTGTGCGCGCTCGTGGCGACGCTCCTGCTGTTCATGAGCCGGATCCTCGGCCGCAGGCGCGGCAGCACGGTGAAGTACGAGATCTTCGAGACCGGCAACCCGCCCATCGGCTCGCTTCGCGGCACGCGGTTCCCGGTGAAGTTCTACCTCACGGCCATCCTCTTCATCGTCTTCGATATCGAGGTGGTGTTCATGTACCCGTGGGCCGTCGCCTACCGACAGCTCGGGTGGTTCGGTCTCGCGGAGATGGCGGTCTTCATGGGCGTTCTGGCTGGGGGCCTCGCCTACGTCTGGCGGGTCGGGGCGTTGGAATGGGACTGA
- a CDS encoding NAD-dependent succinate-semialdehyde dehydrogenase, translating into MAYQTINPYTEMLLQTFPEHTDAELEKFIQTAQKTYEDDWRRRSLADRKAIVARAASILRNKIDDFARLVTLEMGKLFREARAEVELSAGILDYYADGAAEFLAPQKLQVKRGEAVIESAPIGVLFCVEPWNFPYYQLARVAGPNLMAGNTLIVKHAPNVPQCALAFEKLFLDAGAPRGAYANVFLSNDQAARAIADPRIRGVALTGSERAGSAVGAEAGQALKKSTLELGGSDAFIVLDDADMDTAIARGLWGRMNNTGECCVAAKRFILDAKIADPFLQRFRDEFAKLVPGDPFDAKTTLGPLCTAAALERVLQQIKEAVDHGAKVVTGGKRLERPGYFLAPTILTGVEPGNPAYYQEFFAPVALVFRVGGEKEAVRLANDSPYGLGGTVITRDIERGKRVAREIDTGMVWINESTWTAPELPFGGVKNSGYGRELSQLGIGEFVNKKLIRVA; encoded by the coding sequence ATGGCATACCAGACGATCAATCCATACACCGAGATGCTGCTCCAGACCTTCCCCGAGCACACGGACGCCGAGCTCGAGAAGTTCATCCAGACCGCTCAGAAGACCTACGAGGACGACTGGCGCCGGCGATCCCTGGCGGACCGGAAGGCGATCGTCGCCAGAGCGGCCTCGATTCTGCGGAACAAGATCGACGACTTCGCGAGGCTGGTCACGCTGGAGATGGGGAAGCTGTTCCGCGAGGCTCGAGCGGAGGTCGAGCTGAGCGCCGGCATTCTGGACTACTACGCCGACGGGGCGGCGGAGTTCCTCGCGCCGCAGAAGCTGCAGGTCAAACGGGGCGAGGCGGTGATCGAGAGCGCTCCCATCGGCGTGCTCTTCTGCGTGGAGCCGTGGAACTTCCCCTATTACCAGCTGGCGCGCGTCGCCGGCCCGAACCTGATGGCGGGCAATACGCTCATCGTGAAGCACGCGCCGAACGTGCCGCAGTGCGCGTTGGCCTTCGAGAAGCTCTTCCTCGACGCCGGCGCGCCGCGGGGTGCCTATGCGAACGTGTTCCTCTCGAACGACCAGGCGGCCAGGGCCATCGCGGACCCGCGCATCAGAGGTGTCGCGCTGACGGGCAGCGAACGGGCCGGGTCGGCGGTCGGTGCCGAGGCCGGGCAGGCGCTCAAAAAGAGCACCCTGGAGCTCGGCGGCAGCGATGCGTTCATCGTGTTGGACGACGCGGACATGGATACTGCGATCGCGCGCGGCCTGTGGGGGCGGATGAACAACACGGGAGAGTGTTGCGTGGCCGCCAAGCGGTTCATCCTCGACGCGAAGATCGCCGATCCGTTCCTTCAGCGGTTCCGGGACGAGTTCGCAAAACTGGTCCCCGGGGACCCCTTCGACGCCAAGACGACACTCGGGCCTCTGTGTACGGCTGCCGCGCTCGAGCGTGTGTTGCAGCAGATCAAGGAGGCGGTCGACCACGGCGCCAAGGTGGTGACGGGTGGCAAGCGCCTCGAGCGTCCGGGGTACTTCCTCGCGCCGACCATTCTGACCGGCGTCGAGCCGGGCAATCCCGCCTACTACCAGGAGTTCTTCGCTCCCGTGGCGCTCGTGTTCCGTGTCGGTGGCGAGAAGGAAGCGGTGCGACTGGCAAACGACTCGCCCTATGGGTTGGGCGGCACCGTGATCACGCGGGACATCGAGCGGGGAAAGCGCGTCGCGCGTGAGATCGATACCGGCATGGTCTGGATCAACGAGTCGACCTGGACGGCGCCCGAGCTGCCGTTCGGAGGGGTGAAGAACTCCGGCTACGGGCGGGAGCTCTCGCAGCTCGGGATCGGCGAGTTCGTGAACAAGAAGCTGATCCGCGTGGCCTGA